One window of Ziziphus jujuba cultivar Dongzao chromosome 5, ASM3175591v1 genomic DNA carries:
- the LOC107429648 gene encoding protein root UVB sensitive 1, chloroplastic isoform X1 yields the protein MGYCARRPLLTAPPPLPTAPYSYHRSRRGAGGCEARSFLSSFPQNSLRPNPISHAYAHGGIPFKTFNASFAAKPSLFRTLCFPSLLLGNNGDCHFEEVGEEEGGGSGGGNNNNNNHNNNNNNSNDGDSGWRSDDDGGSGSSGSFIFFSLFICSVVCCFWAFQLASALATTTSASSSSSSSGYVWEVSGGKWTMLIPHLFDDAFVVVPDATSTGPSTSSYSLSNLWLHCRNLFMRLMLPEGFPQSVTSDYLDYSLWRAVQGVASQISGVLATQALLYAVGLGKGAIPTAAAVNWVLKDGIGYLSKIMLSKYGRHFDVNPKGWRLFADMLENAAFGMEMLTPAFPHLFVMIGAVAGAGRSAAALIQAATRSCFYAGFAAQRNFAEVIAKGEAQGMVSKSIGIVLGIALANCIGSSAFLTFVSFSVVTWVHMFCNLKSYQSIKLRTLNPYRASLVFSEYLISGQAPSVKDVNDEEPLFPAVPFLNVKPMNKGQPNLLSSEAKDAASTIENRLQLGSKLSDVVNSKEDVLALFSLYRNEGYILTEINGRFCVVLKETCLPQDMLKAMFQVNYLYWLEKNAGIEGRSACYDCKPGGRLQISLDYVQREFNHVKNDGESVGWVTDGLIARPLTHRILYQA from the exons ATGGGGTACTGCGCTCGCAGGCCCTTGTTGACTGCTCCACCTCCTCTACCAACTGCTCCTTACAGTTACCACCGTAGCCGTCGTGGTGCTGGTGGTTGTGAAGCGCGCTCATTTCTCTCGTCTTTTCCTCAAAACTCATTGCGGCCAAACCCCATATCTCATGCTTATGCTCATGGAGGGATTCCTTTCAAAACATTTAATGCATCATTTGCAGCAAAACCTTCTTTATTTCGCACCCTTTGCTTCCCTTCCCTGCTTCTTGGCAATAACGGAGACTGTCACTTTGAAGAAGTAGGAGAAGAAGAAGGCGGTGGCAGTGGCGGTggcaacaacaataacaacaaccataataacaataacaataacagtaACGACGGCGATAGTGGTTGGCGCagtgatgatgatggtggtTCTGGTTCGTCAGGGTCCTTTATCTTCTTCTCCCTCTTCATTTGCTCCGTTGTATGTTGTTTTTGGGCCTTCCAATTGGCCTCTGCGCTGGCAACAACTACCTCtgcctcatcatcatcatcatcatctgggTATGTGTGGGAAGTGAGTGGAGGCAAGTGGACCATGCTTATTCCTCATCTGTTTGACGATGCATTCGTTGTTGTTCCTGATGCAACTTCAACAGGACCATCGACCTCTTCTTATTCCCTTTCTAATTTGTGGCTGCACTGCCGAAATCTATTTATGCGTCTTATGCTTCCGGAAGGTTTTCCTCAAAGCGTCACTAGCGATTACCTGGACTACTCTTTATGGAGAGCAGTTCAGGGCGTTGCCAGCCAGATTAGCGGTGTCCTTGCCACCCAG gcaTTGCTTTATGCTGTTGGGTTGGGAAAAGGAGCTATTCCAACTGCTGCTGCAGTCAATTGGGTACTCAAGGACGGGATTGGGTATCTGAGCAAAATTATGCTATCAAAATATGGACGACATTTTGATGTCAATCCGAAAGGATGGAGGTTATTTGCAGATATGTTGGAAAATGCTGCTTTTGGAATGGAGATGTTGACTCCAGCATTTCCCCATCTTTTTGTTATGATTGGTGCTGTTGCTGGGGCAGGACGCTCTGCTGCTGCATTGATCCAG GCTGCTACAAGGAGCTGCTTCTATGCTGGTTTTGCCGCTCAAAGGAACTTTGCTGAG GTTATTGCTAAGGGCGAAGCTCAAGGAATGGTGAGCAAGTCCATTGGTATTGTGCTTGGCATAGCATTGGCTAACTGCATAGGCTCCTCTGCATTTCTTACCTTCGTTTCTTTTAGTGTGGTCACTTGGGTCCATATGTTCTGCAATCTCAAGTCATATCAATCCATTAAACTAAGGACTTTAAATCCTTATCGTGCAa GTTTGGTTTTTAGTGAATATCTTATTAGTGGCCAAGCACCTTCAGTCAAAGATGTAAATGATGAGGAACCACTTTTTCCTGCTGTACCTTTTTTAAATGTGAAACCTATGAACAAA GGGCAACCAAATTTACTATCTTCAGAGGCAAAAGATGCAGCTTCTACAATTGAGAATCGACTGCAACTGGGTTCAAAACTCAGTGATGTTGTCAACAGCAAAGAGGATGTGCTTGCACTATTCAGTCTCTATAGAAATGAGGGATACATTTTGACTGAGATCAATGGAAGATTCTGT GTGGTGCTTAAAGAAACTTGTTTGCCGCAAGACATGCTCAAGGCAATGTTCCAAGTGAATTATCTGTACTGGCTGGAGAAGAATGCAGGAATTGAAGGAAGAAGTGCTTGTTATGACTGCAAACCAGGGGGACGGCTGCAAATATCTCTAGATTATGTACAAAGAGAATTTAACCATGTCAAAAACGATGGGGAATCGGTTGGTTGGGTCACAGATGGACTCATTGCGAGGCCTTTAACCCATAGGATTCTTTACCAGGCTTGA
- the LOC107429648 gene encoding protein root UVB sensitive 1, chloroplastic isoform X2, which produces MGYCARRPLLTAPPPLPTAPYSYHRSRRGAGGCEARSFLSSFPQNSLRPNPISHAYAHGGIPFKTFNASFAAKPSLFRTLCFPSLLLGNNGDCHFEEVGEEEGGGSGGGNNNNNNHNNNNNNSNDGDSGWRSDDDGGSGSSGSFIFFSLFICSVVCCFWAFQLASALATTTSASSSSSSSGYVWEVSGGKWTMLIPHLFDDAFVVVPDATSTGPSTSSYSLSNLWLHCRNLFMRLMLPEGFPQSVTSDYLDYSLWRAVQGVASQISGVLATQALLYAVGLGKGAIPTAAAVNWVLKDGIGYLSKIMLSKYGRHFDVNPKGWRLFADMLENAAFGMEMLTPAFPHLFVMIGAVAGAGRSAAALIQAATRSCFYAGFAAQRNFAEVIAKGEAQGMGQPNLLSSEAKDAASTIENRLQLGSKLSDVVNSKEDVLALFSLYRNEGYILTEINGRFCVVLKETCLPQDMLKAMFQVNYLYWLEKNAGIEGRSACYDCKPGGRLQISLDYVQREFNHVKNDGESVGWVTDGLIARPLTHRILYQA; this is translated from the exons ATGGGGTACTGCGCTCGCAGGCCCTTGTTGACTGCTCCACCTCCTCTACCAACTGCTCCTTACAGTTACCACCGTAGCCGTCGTGGTGCTGGTGGTTGTGAAGCGCGCTCATTTCTCTCGTCTTTTCCTCAAAACTCATTGCGGCCAAACCCCATATCTCATGCTTATGCTCATGGAGGGATTCCTTTCAAAACATTTAATGCATCATTTGCAGCAAAACCTTCTTTATTTCGCACCCTTTGCTTCCCTTCCCTGCTTCTTGGCAATAACGGAGACTGTCACTTTGAAGAAGTAGGAGAAGAAGAAGGCGGTGGCAGTGGCGGTggcaacaacaataacaacaaccataataacaataacaataacagtaACGACGGCGATAGTGGTTGGCGCagtgatgatgatggtggtTCTGGTTCGTCAGGGTCCTTTATCTTCTTCTCCCTCTTCATTTGCTCCGTTGTATGTTGTTTTTGGGCCTTCCAATTGGCCTCTGCGCTGGCAACAACTACCTCtgcctcatcatcatcatcatcatctgggTATGTGTGGGAAGTGAGTGGAGGCAAGTGGACCATGCTTATTCCTCATCTGTTTGACGATGCATTCGTTGTTGTTCCTGATGCAACTTCAACAGGACCATCGACCTCTTCTTATTCCCTTTCTAATTTGTGGCTGCACTGCCGAAATCTATTTATGCGTCTTATGCTTCCGGAAGGTTTTCCTCAAAGCGTCACTAGCGATTACCTGGACTACTCTTTATGGAGAGCAGTTCAGGGCGTTGCCAGCCAGATTAGCGGTGTCCTTGCCACCCAG gcaTTGCTTTATGCTGTTGGGTTGGGAAAAGGAGCTATTCCAACTGCTGCTGCAGTCAATTGGGTACTCAAGGACGGGATTGGGTATCTGAGCAAAATTATGCTATCAAAATATGGACGACATTTTGATGTCAATCCGAAAGGATGGAGGTTATTTGCAGATATGTTGGAAAATGCTGCTTTTGGAATGGAGATGTTGACTCCAGCATTTCCCCATCTTTTTGTTATGATTGGTGCTGTTGCTGGGGCAGGACGCTCTGCTGCTGCATTGATCCAG GCTGCTACAAGGAGCTGCTTCTATGCTGGTTTTGCCGCTCAAAGGAACTTTGCTGAG GTTATTGCTAAGGGCGAAGCTCAAGGAATG GGGCAACCAAATTTACTATCTTCAGAGGCAAAAGATGCAGCTTCTACAATTGAGAATCGACTGCAACTGGGTTCAAAACTCAGTGATGTTGTCAACAGCAAAGAGGATGTGCTTGCACTATTCAGTCTCTATAGAAATGAGGGATACATTTTGACTGAGATCAATGGAAGATTCTGT GTGGTGCTTAAAGAAACTTGTTTGCCGCAAGACATGCTCAAGGCAATGTTCCAAGTGAATTATCTGTACTGGCTGGAGAAGAATGCAGGAATTGAAGGAAGAAGTGCTTGTTATGACTGCAAACCAGGGGGACGGCTGCAAATATCTCTAGATTATGTACAAAGAGAATTTAACCATGTCAAAAACGATGGGGAATCGGTTGGTTGGGTCACAGATGGACTCATTGCGAGGCCTTTAACCCATAGGATTCTTTACCAGGCTTGA